From the genome of Nicotiana sylvestris chromosome 1, ASM39365v2, whole genome shotgun sequence:
CCCATTTATGTTCGATACTCGTATTAGGGCCCGATTAAATTCGGAATTGTGACATAAAATCCCACATTGGGAGAAAAAACGTTTTCCAACAAAGGCGACTCGATACGAGACTCGAACCCAAAACCCTAATTAAAGATGAAGTACTTATCATCTACCACAACCCTGCTTGTTCATTACGGTGAGTCATCCTATACATGGTATGACAAACAAGCGAGGGGCAAAAACTCTAGCAAAGAATGGTAACAACATACATCTCTACCTATCACAATGATTAATTAACTGGGAAAAAATGCACAActagataattaaaaaaaatagaaatactCTAGTTTAATTGTTAAGCATTGACCTTAATACTGAGTTTAAGACTTTTAGCACCATATCCTAAACCAGGAGGCTCTCGAGCATATGAAAACTCAGGAGTTGACACTCTAAAGTTAGAGCAGGTGTACCAATTTGACAAACCAATAATGAATGATTAGAAATTTTCAGATTACACCCTGTTAGAATGGATTCTACATTCAACTCAAAGACATTAAGTAACATAGTTTAGAGCCAATTGAAGAACACAAATCCATATATTTATGTTTAGAGTCAACTTGGCAAATCCAATAGACTAAGATTAAAAGTGACAATAAATTCAAGATGTCAAAAGCAAACATAACTAAAAGTTTGTCTTTTTGACTTGTGCTTTTGCTTCCACATACATATATTTCTAATTGAAAAGTCATCTTTGTGCAGATTATCAAAAGGAACACTTCAACAGAATGTGCTTTATGCTATATttgcatctttcatttttctttacaaATTTTTCATAATTACTCTTTACCTGATTGATAAAAACAACAGTCATGTACCACTAAAGAACATCTTAAAGCTTGCCTCTTACTTTGTACACCCATTCCATCCCCGTCGAACAAGCCTAGCTAGACTTTATATTTTGATTTATAACAGTATTTCCTCGCTAGCTTGTGCTTGCTTTGACTATTCCACCGTATACCTACTATATCTCACCAGCACATGTACTGAGTAACTCTGTCCTCAAAACTTAAACAGACGAGAAGAGAACACTGATCATCTATCGTTATTTGTCTCTTTTGGAACTTAAACCTTGATCTCTCATAGTTTTCAtcccacttcattgaccactagtCCACACTGAAGTGATATATAGATTGTACCAGGATCTCTAAGGCAGAACATTGACAGACATGCTACTATTCAAATTGCAATTTACAAGGACAAAGTGGTCATGATAGCCAGTTTCTTCAAAGATAAATTACACGAAAATGAGTCACTTTACACAAGTATGGAAATAACTTACAGAAATTTACACTTCATAAATAAACGCCACACAGATCACTGCAAAAAAGCTTTTGCAGTTTAAATAGCAGTCAAATGCACAACCCTTAACAGCAGTaacaagaagcaaaagaaaagttccTCCTCTTATTAAATTAGAAGACTCACAAAAGGCTCAAGAATGAACAGTAATGTCCACATTCATTTCGTCATGTATCTTTGTCATATATGATTCATTTATCTCCTCTGCATGTTTGGCCTCGTGGTTAAATTTGTACACGGCAGTACTGTTCTGAATATTTATACGATCTTTCCTATTTCTGGAATCAAAGGCAGCATTTTCGTTGTAAACTTCAAGACTATGGCGAGTTCCTCGATCATAAGCTCCTATCCCTTTGTCTAAACAAACTGAGTCACTGCAGCTCTTCCTTCTGCCCAACTTCGGTGATTTCGCACGTGTTGGCGGTGCCTGCATTACAGAGCACTAAGAAATTAGAATTATAAGGTGGTTATTTTCCATAGACAGCTAAGAATATCAACATTTGAGCGAGCAACCTTATCTGCACTGTCACACACTCGTAAGGCCACTTACAACAACAGAAACGTTACACCATAGATCAAACTTTTGGTGAACACTACAGCTAAAAACTACATATAATGTAAGCCATGATACCAGTGACGTTACTGCATTACCTTCTTCAATTCAGTCTTTGGTGGAGGTCCCTCATGGTAGAAGCTTGGCATTGGGCTTGCCTTAAACATCAAACTTTTCCTCAGTTGCTTAATAGCTGCTTCTCTCTCTTCCTAATTATTGAAGGTAagaggaaacaaaagaaaagaaatgtcATATTTGAAGTTGATTGTTAAGATATTCATTTACTCGGTTTTTGGTAGGATAATGCTCTTTTGTTTGTATTCCACATAACAAGTGATAGTGGTAGCAGCGATAAGATGCACCTTCGTCCTTGCCTCCCATTGAATTTTTTGGGCCTCCATAGCTTGATGTTTCTCCTCTAATTTTGAGTAGAACTGCAAAGAGAAAATCAATATAAGAACTAACCAAGATTTAAACATTTtacttttaagaaaaaaatgaaaattcctTTCTCATTGTAGTTCTTGTTGTCATTTAAAAGGGGCTAAGTGAGAGGAACAACATTGTAGAAAGTAGAAATCTGAAACACGATAAAACATAGAACTAAATGAGCAGTTCTGCAATTCAGTAAATCAACAGCTACCTCTTTCCTTTTCTCTGCACGTTCAGATAATCGGAATATAGGGGCTGACGTGGCAGTGGCCCTGGATTTTCTTGATGGTAGCATAGCACTTCTCATTGTGGATAAGTTATCAAATAGCAAAGCAGCATCATAAGACAAGGGAACATATTAGAAATAGCGCAAACCTTATTAACTTAAATCAGGTGGAGAAAGTGGATACCAAGAAGTAAGTGAGCATGAGTCTTCTTCATCAGAATGCTTCTTGTTATCAGGTTGTAGCGGCTTCCTAGTTGCAACTGGTGAGGACACCTGGACGGAAATACAATAGTCACGAAATCAGTTACTAACAGGCAGTTAGATCCATAGACTAATAGTGTAATCGTTAAGCATTAACATTTCTGAAACAGTAACAAATTTAGGAGGAAGCTCTCTCATCATAGGAAGCTAACCTGGTTTTGTTTCGTACTTGGGACTCGCGAATTATTGGCTTCAGGTGACTTATGCACAAAACTAACATTGTCTAGATCATTCCCAACAAGACGAGTTCCTTGGGACGCACGCTTCTCAGTTGCCAAAGCAAATGGCTGAGGAACTGTACACTTTGTTTTGCAGTTTCCAGCAGTAGATTTGACTGCCGATTTCACTGAGGCTCTTGACCTCTTATTATCATCTTTTAATTTTGGGACTTCAGATTTGTGCTCCTTTGTAGGCAATTCAATCTCACATTTTGAGCTACGTGTATATTGCTCCTTGGTACTTTCAACTTCACAAAGTTTGGATATCTCAACTGATACTTCAGCTGTGCATTCTTTCACTTCATACTCCTTTGTTTCAACACTCTCATTCAGGGTATCAGTTTCATGCTCCCCTATAATAAGCTTCGGTGACTGAACATCTTGATTACCGTCAATTATGTAACTTGAATCTGGAGACGCACCATCACAGTAACTTACACTACCATTTTGCTCCTTGTCCATACAGATATCAGTAACTTCCAGCTCCATCAATCTCTGAGATTAAGCAAAATAAATAAGAAAGCATTGAATAAACTACGGGCTTCAAACATGGAAATATATCTATTTGATCCACCACATATTATTGATCATGTAATTTAGTTATTTGTCTACCAAGAAAATTTGCTTCCTCCTATACGTTTATGCTAAAAAATAAAATCTTGATCTATCTAATGTTTAAATCAATTTATGCACACTGATTACTGAATAAGCAAGTGCATGCACTAAACTGAAATTGGTCCTTTAGAAAATAACAATAGGAAACAGAGATCTAGCAAAGCACACTTTGAACTTTGCAGTTGGAGGCTTGAAGCTACATTTATCTTAGTTTGAACTTTGAAGCCACTAAATTGTGCACATACTGAATTTAAGATACCCATATAACAAACACATAAGGCTTGCCGTCATAATTACCGATGGacgaaatcaaaaagaaaaacctCTGATGTACTTTATGTAATATTTGAACATTAATGTCCTTCCATCTGTATATTTTATAGTCAGGATAAAGACATTTCATCAAAATAAACCGAATTTCTCTAAGGACTATGTTATCCGTTGTTAAACTTGCTCAAGTCTTTAAATGAGGGAAcatcccaaccccaaaattacagAATCTGAGCATTGAGCTGCTTTGGAGTCTGAGAATCACCTCACAATAGCCAAATTAACCAGTCACAATCTCACAAAAGATTAGTCAACATCTCGTCTATGTCATTGTGTGTTTGACACCAAATGATTTAATGTAGAGTTTTTTAACGAACATAGGGTGGTAATAATAGAGCCTTTGCAACAGCAAAATAAAGATGGAGACTACAGTTTTAGGCAATATGAAAAGGTAATCCCGCAATCATGAAAAGGGAAAAGAGGCAAAATCTTTTTGTTCCTCAACAATTAAATAAGCAAAAGGAACATAAAGATACCAGTACTAGTACTATAGCTCAAGAAAGGAAGGTCGATACCTCAAATGATAACACCAGAACCTTTTCCTCACACTAAGTTATCAAATCCATTTACATTTATGAATATCTACCTCAACTTATACGCAGAAAGCATCCATATATACCTATATATGCAAATAAGTACCCACGGACTCCTATACAGTAAGCAGGAAATCCAAGAATTCCAACGAGTCAACAGTTTGTGTCTGAACTTTATGGGATAGAGTTCGAAAATCTAGCACAGCTCATTTGATTTACTGAATTTGAAATCCTTCATAACTTATTTAGTGCATACACATATACAGGGTCTGAACTAAAGCTACTAGGTTTGGATGAACCTAATATATCTACACTACATCTGCCCCTGTTTGTTAAGGAGGTTCTAGATAATAGTGATTGGAGGAAAGATGGAATCTTTTACATGTATTTCAATTGAAACAAGTACCTATTTCGAAAGTTGGAAAAAACCAGAAGCCCTTACAACAAGCGATATACATAAGGGATACAAGAACAAGAGCAACCATAATTTTCTTTTGAACATCAAGATTAAATAAATGATGCTAGCGGAGCTAACTTTTATCTTATAAATGCTAACTAATTACTCCCAGTGTCCCAAGATATTTCTCATATTTCACTTCCCAGAAGTCACACTTAGTAAGTTCACTAATATTTTCAAATGTGCTTTTTGCCACTTTGATACTAGATTATAGCTTCATTTTAGCTCAAAATTTTGATTGAGTTTATCttcactaaaaaaaaaaaaaaaaagtagaagAAAAATGCCAAACTTGGGACCAAGGGAGTACCAGCTAGAGCAGCCTAGTGCACTAAGCTCCAGCTGTGCGcgaggaagggccggaccacaaggatcTATTATATGCAGCCTTACCCTGTTTCCACGGTTCGaactcgtgacctcctggtcacatggtagcaactttaccagttacaccAAGACTCCCATTCGAGGAGTACCAGCTAAAACATAGAAAAAACAAAATTACATGTATTGGTGTCATGTAAAACAAAACATTGTAAATTATCAGGAACCCCGTATCAGAATTTCACCTCTAAGTCAACCTCTAAACTCTGAATAATCCTATCTAATCAATGGAAAAAGTTATTCCAAGACTCCAGAACTTCATTTGATTCTCCAACTGAAATCTGGAGTCAGCTGAAAAATCACAATTATACCACATAACCCATTTCAAGACTCCACATTCCTTAGCTCCTTCCAAATACTTACACCTACCAAAACTATAGCTAAATCCTCGGTAAAGGCAGCCCGGTACACTAAGCTCCCAAACTCCAGCTATGTGCCCGGAAAGGCCGAACCATAAAGGTCCATTTTACGCAGCCTTAACTTACACAGTTCTACAATTGGCAGTTTCCACGGCTCAAACCCCTCCGGTTCACATAGAGAGACAACTTTACTAGTGACGTCAAAGCTACCCTCAATAAAACCTCAGTATTTATACTCAAAAGGACACATCCTTTAAAACCACATTTGCTTAAAGAAACACTGTTGAGACCCTATGTGGATCTCATCCCAGAATTTACATTGCATTAAAACCAAAAATTCCCAATGCAAGTACCAATAACAACGAACTAAATGAACTCACAATAAATTTAAATTTTGgaggaaaaaaaggaagaaagatttACCAAAAATGTATCAAAAAGAACAAGAACATTAAACCCAGAAGAGAGATGTGAAATGTTTGAATTTTCTTGTAACTGACCTTTAGAAAAGATGTAGTACTTAATTTGTTTTTTTGGGTTTGGGTTTAGTTTGTTTGTGTGAGTTTGCGCCTTTATCCAGCGGTTCAGGGAGCGGTGTGTCACTATATGTAGATCGTCCCTGTTACTCATGTATTTATATGTCTCTGCTTCTCAACTTTCAACTCCAAATAATTtaatggaaaagagaaaaaaaggaaaaaggaaacaaGAATAGATAAAATAATACTACtagtaataataatgataataagaccaaaaaaaaaaaaaaagaggatttCAAGTAtcaataagaaaaaagaaaaatagtaaacTCCAGAAATAGTAAAAAATGTACAAACTACATATTTAATAGTTGCACTAAACTCcagaaataaacaaaaaatagttGAAACTGCAAAGCTACATCACCAAACGTGAGCTCATGTTAAATtccttttattttcaaacttTCGTTGAATTTAATCAAAGGCTTGTTTAATATTTGATGAAGATCAAAAGTGCTATTTTTCACTAACTTATTAAATTAAAACTGCTTTAAAATATATTTAAGGGATAATTTTTGTCATTTTTCACTTAGGTGCATGCATTCATAGGTTGACGATGTGAAaagtggaaaaagaaaagaaagaaatatgaaGACCATAATAAGGTAATAATGGCTAAGAGGCCAATGAAAATTGTCTTAACTCAAAGAGAGCTCAGGATTTCAAGTTTTTGGGTACAAAATTTTAGTATTTAAATTACTTAATTCAAAATTTATagtttatacatatttaataaattttataaaataaataaaggattTGGATAAATTCGATCAAACTTGTAAGCGAAGAGCTAGCTCCGCCCCTGTTTTTAGCTATAACAATAGCTAAATTTTAAAGTAACTTGATAATTTGCATGCAACTTAATTATTAGGTATATGTTATCTTCTACCAGTAAATGTATCCGATAATATTACCCGCTAAGACTTAATCAAATGCAAAAAATACCTAacaatttttttgtatatttgcACCATGGTGGCTTATGggtttcttttcattcttttttaatTAAACAAAAAGATTATCTTGATAAACTCAAGTAGATTAGAGAAAAAATGCCTAAACTTGATGCTTTAACCATAAAGAGTTAAACAGTCAAGATGACGTTTATGTCTCAACTAAAACATGATTAGAGACAAAGAATTGTGCAATCAATTATTGCTTTGGTCCCATCTTTGATTACTATTTGCCAACCCTTTTGATAAAGCACTAAAACCTTTTTTAATATTTCAATTCCAACCAcactttttttttagtttattcttATAATCTCTCTAGTTTGACCATAAAATTATTCTCCAAAATATAAAATTGATTTAGAATTTTTGGACCCATTATTGAACCTATTTCAAGCAACTAGACTGTCACTATGTTGTTGCATGTTTTTTTAAGAATAATAATCATTACCTAACTTATTATTTCCATGCATCTTCTTAAGAACACTTCCCTCTTTTTCTTTCACtttgtttttttccctttttgtggGTGGGGAATCAATGTTAGAATGAATTTATGTGCATAAACTTTGTCTCAATCCAATTTGTGTAACCAATCAATAATTGCATTTATGAAAATatgtttattttatcttttttcttaattttgtGAGAACTCATGCATGTATCATGATATCTTTCAACAGGAAGAGAGACAAGATTGTGCATTCAtgaataaataattaatttaaataggcgTCTATTAAgtcacttaaattaaaaatagtcagttataatatatgtataattcatgtacaatatgtgtataattatatataaCTAATATATTATGAATATCAGCTATGAAAAATAAATAGTAGAACTGACCCGCTATTTGTATAAAGATTTATATGTGTAATaatgtataattgtgtataatcaatattatacatatatatatctaCCAACTATGAAAAATAAACAACGAATCCAGTCGATTATTTATGTAAAAATGCCTATGAAAATCTACCATACGCTCGAGAGAAAAAAAGAttcacctttttcttttatcccccCTCCAAAAAAAATTGTGGTGACAGATTAATTATACAGGAAGCTAACCGAACACTGAAtgataaaccaaaaaaaaagattCACCGACAAGAATAATGTGTTAAGTGATTTGTTCTATTTACATATCCCAATCCTAAGTAAAactataaaacaaaaataatccTAAAGCTTCTTGGAGGTTAGTTTATCTAATTTAATTCTCCACTCAAAGCAAGGTGGCCCATGAAAATCCCAACATCCAACTAATTTACCATAATCTTCTTAATTAAGTttaatatttagaactttaatCTAATAATGAAGTGGTTTATCAAAAGCATTCACCCTTATGCTCTCTTACGATGGATGTAATACCTAAATTttggtttgttttttttttttttggataaagAAGCCACCTAAAATCCAACACgtctaattattttatttatttgaatAATATTCCAAATTCTTTGAGGATAAAAGTTGATGTGTTGGTTGATATATGACATAAATCATACTATTATAGTATAGTGACTTGTGAACTTTTAGTGTCGCAATCATAGGAAGGTTAGGCTTAAAAGCAAACAAATGACAGATATGCAACAATTATCTTAGAATTATCTTATTTCTTGCTCACTAAATGACATGCGTCAACTAACTATAAATATAATAAAGTTATATTCTAGCTACCAAAAAATTAAAGAGGTACTAATTTTTAACTTTTTTATTGATTGTTTGGTCGATAATTAGAGCTGGAATTGATTCGTGTTGTTTTACGAATTTATTGGGATATAATTTCgatagaaaaataaataaatgatggTAGTTCCACTATAATGCAAATGCataaatttgaagaaaattcTACCAAATACACAAAACTACACCTATATAATGTATATGTATACATACATGATACATGTGTGTTGTGTATGTCTAGAGCAAAATGGTACtactacaacaacaataatatactCACAATATTTTTACAGTGTGGGGTCGGTGAAGGTAATATGTACACAATTCGTGTTCGTGCCTCGTGAAGATAGAGAGGCTATTTTCGACAGATACTCGACTCAAGAAAAAAAGTAGTGAAACAACCATATTGAAAATAATGAAGAcaagaacaataacaacaaaataacacGCAGTAAGAAATTAAATCAAACCAAGGGAAAAAACATATAGTAGTCAGCTAGAGTATCGGAAGCGGGTTCGGTCGAATCCGGTAGTTTTGCTTCAAACCTTGTATTCctctttaaaaattcattgaatatgtgtaaattattactaatttagaacccaataactTAAAATGATTAGAATCTCGAACCCATAAACTTGAAATCCTGACTCCGCTAATAGAAATTGAATAGTAGCAAAATTGTACTGATAAATTGGGAAAATGAATTAAATAGATGATGCACTGCTTTCACATTTTAATATCTCTAATTATTTTACAAAGTGTTGGAGGGTTTTGGGCATTAGCGAGAGGGGAATATAATGACAGTTGATAGCTAGCAAATAATAATAGTGTAAATAGATTTATTTGGGAAAATGGATTAGTTTGAGCTCATAAGGTTGCATCTGTGATTTTGGTTAGGTGTTTAGGGTGATGTAACTACCCTTTGTAATATTTAAAAACAGGGGAATATTATCACAATTGGTAGCTACCTAATactccacaaaatacataaaaCTTTTAGTAAAGAAAAAGTATCAGTCTGAGCTCATAGGTGcatttgcaattttttttaatattgtaaggaatttttatattaaaaaaagaTGTAAGGATATATCTATTGATTCTTTCTCCAAATTTATCTAAATGTAATTTCTTGTATATAATGTATAGGTACAATTTTAGAGAACAAAATTCTTCTTTTTATCCGTATTTGTGTTTCCTGTTTTCTTCACTGGCTAAACGTGACATAGTTCTAAAGTTTTTATACTGAAAATATTCTGAAGACAAATATACTTTTTTGTAATTTAATTTAAGATATTACTAAAAATTGGTATAAATTATGTATCATTTATGTATATATTAGTTTGTCTTTCAATattaaaatactaaatgtaataaATTGTGTAACTTTATTTGGAAAAATATTGATTCTAATGAAATTAATTGCTAAATATAATTAAAACCCATAAAGTTGAAGAGTTTTATCGAAGCTATATCCCAAAGGTGTCATTTAGATTGttaaaagaaaagtgactttaatTGTGTGGTAAGTGATATCAAATTTATTGAGTAAATTTCAATTCAACTATGATATATATTGGTAACTCCCAAAAATCAGAATAAGTTTGGTTATCAATAAATCATCTCGTGTGTATATATTAGTTTGTCTTTCAATGTTGAAATACTAAATGTAATAAATTGTATAACTTTAGATTGGTAGAAATTGATGTTGTTGTGGGAGGTACTTATGTagagataaaaataaaatattttttataatttaaattaaagatattaataaatttatttttattaattaatacttCACAtaatatgatttattttgaatcatataatatttttatttatttatatcacCGACGGATTTTTGCCAATagttattcatatatttttttaaaaatttatgaaTTTTAGCAGGATCACAATACTATCTGTATATTGTGCGGGTACTAAACCAGCCGATGATATAAATaagtaaaaatattatatatataaaaatttggAGAAAGAATCAATAGATTTCCAACTATAACATTATAACCCGATATATAGTCGGtgatataataaataaaaatatataattggaaATTTGTTGATTCTTTCTCCAATTTTATCTAAATATAATTTCTTGTATACGATGTATACGTACAATTTTAGAGAACAAATTCTTCTTTTTATCTGTGTTTGTGCTGTTTTTTTTCACGGGCTAAACGTGACATAAGTTTAAAGCATTGAAAAAATCTGTTTATTATGGCTTCATGTTTTAATCAAATATCTTAAGACAATGAGTGAAGTAGCGCATAATTGTCATCTTAAGACAAGTGTACATATTATCTCATTGATCAGCTCTTTGGAGCTTACGGGTTTGACCCGTGAAAACAGCATTTTGCATAAATatggggtaaggctgcgtacaatagacccttgtggtccgatcCTTTTTCGGACCCCGCACATAACGGGAGCTTAATGCACCGAGTTGCCCTCTGATCAGCTCTTTTGGCTAGAATTCTACTCGAATGGATGTGTACTACCTCTACTCATTTGGCTAAGAATTCTGTTAATAGAGACGAATCCAagcatatactattaaccatgcatttggatatagtatattctaataattatcatggttaaaagtctaagtgggagattgttgggatatatactattaaccatgagtttggtttagatatagtatttattatgaaataattgtttattcagttttaataaagttttaaatagatcatataatagtctgtgtcctttgcttatatagtagatgatttagtgtatagagtttagcttatacacggaagattaaatcatcggttcttataagtataaagtttgagttcacaatctaatggtggaattggacaaaccatcaggaatgatcgtagcacaagattaaatataattaatcttgattatgggaatgatttaattccaactttttgtgctagtacattttgtatgtattgaacggaccaggtagagataagtattttatactgacttaataaaataaactctctagccattaaatgtacttatactcttaatcttgataagATTATAATTAGCTGTgtgtattattattgttttgatttattaaaaagcgagattctttcgtgggtcaatatgcctggtaaattggataataataatatacattggcgaagtaatagttaggtgatggaatccatgtctcggtttagagattgatgatatacctttatgaaagcttataagtttgcatgtgtaaacccggccggtggattttgtatccgacacatgaaataagttaagcgaaagtctaaaggaaataatcaataaattaaatcgtcagtaatttaatttacttgattagtatctgaatcttaatatggggagttaaataagatttaatggatgaatttcgaaattggataaggagtgcaattacggatttttagtggaataattcgtaattaattatggtagatattaatttcgaaaattagaaattaattccataattgaagccttgttaattaaattttgtggtccctactgtgcctaaataataggaaataaaggaatcatttttctggtggaaaagaaaacccaacaggttttggaaaagggtcttaacccttaaaacttgtgctataaatacataaggttttccacctagagggatgagtagatggtggctgaaattttcagccaagttttcctagaaatttcgcccacacgaaattgctattttcgggtattatttgggtaacacagtagaagaccgtggaacgttcgaggatcacgattgtgcgggtgatggagattccattgagaagttatggaactgaaggctcacgtggtagaagagatatgttcacgcttca
Proteins encoded in this window:
- the LOC104228818 gene encoding protein WVD2-like 3 isoform X1; protein product: MSNRDDLHIVTHRSLNRWIKAQTHTNKLNPNPKKQIKYYIFSKGQLQENSNISHLSSGFNVLVLFDTFLRLMELEVTDICMDKEQNGSVSYCDGASPDSSYIIDGNQDVQSPKLIIGEHETDTLNESVETKEYEVKECTAEVSVEISKLCEVESTKEQYTRSSKCEIELPTKEHKSEVPKLKDDNKRSRASVKSAVKSTAGNCKTKCTVPQPFALATEKRASQGTRLVGNDLDNVSFVHKSPEANNSRVPSTKQNQVSSPVATRKPLQPDNKKHSDEEDSCSLTSCAMLPSRKSRATATSAPIFRLSERAEKRKEFYSKLEEKHQAMEAQKIQWEARTKEEREAAIKQLRKSLMFKASPMPSFYHEGPPPKTELKKAPPTRAKSPKLGRRKSCSDSVCLDKGIGAYDRGTRHSLEVYNENAAFDSRNRKDRINIQNSTAVYKFNHEAKHAEEINESYMTKIHDEMNVDITVHS
- the LOC104228818 gene encoding protein WVD2-like 3 isoform X2, with amino-acid sequence MELEVTDICMDKEQNGSVSYCDGASPDSSYIIDGNQDVQSPKLIIGEHETDTLNESVETKEYEVKECTAEVSVEISKLCEVESTKEQYTRSSKCEIELPTKEHKSEVPKLKDDNKRSRASVKSAVKSTAGNCKTKCTVPQPFALATEKRASQGTRLVGNDLDNVSFVHKSPEANNSRVPSTKQNQVSSPVATRKPLQPDNKKHSDEEDSCSLTSCAMLPSRKSRATATSAPIFRLSERAEKRKEFYSKLEEKHQAMEAQKIQWEARTKEEREAAIKQLRKSLMFKASPMPSFYHEGPPPKTELKKAPPTRAKSPKLGRRKSCSDSVCLDKGIGAYDRGTRHSLEVYNENAAFDSRNRKDRINIQNSTAVYKFNHEAKHAEEINESYMTKIHDEMNVDITVHS